Within Caulobacter segnis, the genomic segment GACGACCATCAAATCCGTGGCCGAGACGATCTCGACCGGCCCGATCCCCGGTTCGCGCAAGGTCTACCAGGCCGGCGCGCTGTTTCCCGAGCTGCGCGTGCCGTTCCGCGAGGTGGCCGTACACCCGTCGGCCAACGAGCCGCCGGTGACGATCTACGATCCCTCGGGCCCCTACAGCGACCCGACCGTCAGCATCGACATCGAGAAGGGCCTGCCGCGCACCCGCGAGGCCTTCGTCGTGGCGCGCGGCGACGTCGAGATCGTCGCCGATCCCCGCCAGGTCAAACCCGAGGACAACGGCTTCGCTCAGGGCAAGCACCTGGCGCCGGAGTTTCCCGACCAGAGCCGCACGATCTATCGCGCCAAGCCGGGCAAGCTGGTCACCCAGCTGGAATACGCCCGGGCCGGGATCATCACGGCCGAGATGGAATATGTCGCCATCCGCGAGAACCTGCGCCGCGAGCAGGACCGCCCGTGCGTGCGCGACGGCGAGGACTTCGGCGCTTCGATCCCCGACTTCGTGACGCCCGAGTTCGTGCGCCAGGAAGTGGCCCGCGGCCGCGCCATCATCCCGGCCAACATCAACCACGGCGAGCTGGAGCCGATGGCGATCGGCCGCAATTTCCTGGTCAAGATCAACGCCAACATCGGCAATTCGGCGGTGCTCTCCACCGTCGCCGACGAGGTCGACAAGCTGGTCTGGGCTACGCGCTGGGGCGCCGACACGGTCATGGACCTGTCGACCGGCCGCAACATCCACAACATCCGCGACTGGATCATTCGCAACAGCTCGGTGCCGATCGGCACGGTGCCGATCTACCAGGCGCTGGAGAAGGTCAACGGCGTGGCCGAGGACCTGAACTGGGAGGTGTTCCGCGATACCCTGATCGAGCAGTGCGAGCAGGGCGTCGACTACTTCACGATCCACGCCGGCGTGCGCCTGCCGTTCATCCCGATGACGGCCAAGCGCGTGACCGGCATCGTCTCGCGCGGCGGCTCGATCATGGCCAAGTGGTGCCTGGCCCACCACAAGGAGAACTTCCTCTACGAGCGCTTCGAGGACATCTGCGAGATCATGCGCGCCTACGACGTGTCGTTCTCGCTGGGCGATGGCTTGCGACCGGGCTCGACCGCCGACGCCAACGACGAGGCCCAGTTCTCGGAGCTGCGCACCCTGGGCGAACTGACCAAGGTCGCCTGGAACCACGGTGTCCAGGTGATGATCGAGGGGCCTGGCCACGTGGCCATGCACAAGATCAAGGCCAACATGGACGAGCAGCTGAAGCACTGCCACGAGGCCCCCTTCTACACCCTCGGCCCGTTGACCACGGACATCGCCCCTGGCTACGACCACATCACCTCGGCCATCGGCGCGGCGATGATCGGCTGGTTCGGCACGGCGATGCTCTGCTACGTTACGCCCAAGGAGCACCTGGGCCTGCCCGACCGCGACGACGTCAAGACCGGCGTCATCACCTACAAGCTGGCCGCCCATGCCGCCGACCTCGCCAAGGGCCACCCGGGCGCGGCGATGTGGGACGACGCCATCAGCCGCGCGCGCTTCGAGTTCCGCTGGGAGGACCAGTTCAACCTGGGCCTGGATCCGGAGACCGCCCGCAAGTTCCACGACGAGACCCTGCCGAAGGAGGCGCACAAGACCGCCCACTTCTGCTCGATGTGCGGCCCCAAGTTCTGCTCGATGAAGATCAGCCAGGAAGTCCGCGACTTCGCGGCCGGCAAGGCGCCCAACAGCACCGAACTGGGCATGGCCGAGATGAGCGAGAAGTTCAAGGAACAGGGCTCGGAGATCTATCTGAAGACGGAGTAGGCCGATTTCACTGGCGCGGCGGCGGGGACATCTTCACCGTCGCGCCATGAAACGCCTGAGTCTCCTAGCGGCCGTCGCCAGTCTCGCCATCGCCGCGCCGGCTTTCGCCGAAAGTCCGTTCTGGCCGGTCCAGGCCAAGGGCGGAATGGTGGCGGCCGAGCTGCGCGGGGCCTGGAAGTCGCGCGGCTATGGCTGGATCGTGCAGTTCGGGCCGGACGGCGCTCAGCTGTTTCAGGCCGCCGGCGAGGGCTGCTACCCCGATCCGCGTCGCGAGCCCGACCCCGACGGCGTCATGACGCTGTGGCGGTCGGAGGGGCAGGGGACCATCACCCTGACCGGCGACCCGTCCGGCACGCGCTATCTGTTCGATCGTCTGCCGAACTTGCCCACCCCCTGCATCGCGGCGGCCGCGTGGACGCCCGACCGCATCGTCGCCTTCGCCGCCGACACCTTCGCCGAGGTCTATCCCCGCTCGACCGAGCGGGGTCTGGACTGGAAGGTGCGCAAGGCCGAGGCCCTGGCCAAGGTCTCGCCCACCGCGACGGACGTCCAGCTATGGACGGCGCTGTCGGGCCTGCTGGCCGGTCTGGATGATCCTCATGTCGAGCTGCACGGCATGGTGGATGGGGCGCGCCGCGACCTGGAGCCCGGCGACCCGCCGACCCTGATCCGCGTTCACGCGGCCGATCCGGCCGGTGACGAGAAGGCCTGGCTGCAGGCCTATCGCGAGGGCGTCCTAACCCAGGTGCTGCAAGGGCGTGGGCGGCAGGCGGCCAACAACCGCGTCTTCTGGGGCCGTGTCGACGACATCGGCTATCTGAACCTGGTGACCATGGGCGCCTTCGCCCGCAACGCCGCGCCGGACGATCCCCGGCCGCTGGACGCGGTGCTGGACGAGGCCATGGCCGCCTTCGCCGGCGCCAAGGCGGTGATCGTCGACGTCAGCAACAACCGGGGCGGCTACGACACCATAAGCGCCCGGATCGCGGCGCGCTTCGCCGACCAGCCCCAGCTGGCCTATTCGAAGGTCGCGGTCGGGGCCAAGGCGCCGCCGCAGCCGCTGCGGGTCGAGCCGGCCGGCGGTCCGCGGTTCACGGGGCCCGTCTATCTGGTCACCAGCGACGTCACGGTCAGCGCCGGCGAGACCTTCGCCCTGATGATGAAGGCCCTGCCCAACGTGAAGCAGGTCGGAATGACCACGCGCGGCGCCTTCTCGGATCAGTTGCCCAAGCCCTTGCCGAACGGCTGGGCTCTGGCCCTTCCGGCCGAGCTCTACAAGGGTCCCAAGGGAGAGGACATGGAGGGCAGGGGGCTGGCGCCCGACATGCCGCTGGACGTCTTTCCCGCCAATGACCTGAATGGTGGCCACGCCAAGGCCATCCAGGCGCTGATGGCGAAAATCCGCGCCGAAGCGCGCTAGGCCTGTCGGAACCGGGGCTGGTCGGACGTCCTTGATCCGTCAACGACGATCAGAGGAGGAACATCATGGCCTATGTCGACGGTTTCCTGGTGCCCGTGCCCAAGGACAAGCTGGACGCTTACAAGGAGATGGCCCGCCTGGGGGCCGAGGTCTGGATGGAGTACGGCGCGCTGTCGTACGTGGAATGCGTCGCCGACGACGTTCCGTATGGCGAGGTCACCTCGTTCCCGCGCGCGGTGCAGGTCAAGGACGACGAGATCGTGATCTTCTCGTGGATCACCTACAAGGATCGCGCCAGCCGCGACGAGATCAACGCCAAGGTCATGGCAGACGAACGCCTCAAGGCCTACATGGCCGACATGCCGTTCGACGGTAAGCGGATGATCTTCGGCGGCTTCCAGCCCTTCTTGGAAAAGTAGCCCGTTCAGGTTGTGTCGCCTGGCGGCCGGTCCGCCGGGCGACGACCGATCTGGCTGCTCCGGCGCGTCGCGCGCCTTAAGGCTCAGTTTGTTTCCCATTTGTAACATCATTTCCGTGACAACATGTCGTCATCCAGAATGTGACGATAATTCAACGCTTCCCCGAGATAGCGGCGTTAGAAGACACACCAGTGTGCGCTTTATGCTGCATTGCCTTGTCTTGGCGCCGGGGGGCGTTGCGACGCGAGGCGCGGCCTCGTAAGAGCGACAACTCAGCGTTGGCGCCGGCAAGGGCCGGGGTCTTCCGTCACTCGTGTTTTCGTGGGCCTGAATGACCCTTTCGACCATCCTTCTGTACGGGCTGGCCGCCGCCGCGCTCGACCCGACGGCCGCCGCTTCGGCGTCGCCGGCGTCCTTGGCGACTCCACCCGAGGTGGTCGCCGAGGACGACCAGAAGAAGCCGCAGGTCAAGGATGAGGGACCCAACGAGGTCGAGGGCCTGACCATCCAGGCCGATCCGCGTGGCAAGGTCGAGGGCAATATCGAGCCCGAGATCGAGCTGAACGAGGCCGAGATCCAGAGCTTCGGCGCCGCCAGCATCGGCGAGCTGCTGACCATGCTGACCCCGCAGACCACCAGCACGCGCGGCCGCGATAGCAGCGGCGGGCCAGTGCTGTTGGTCAACGGTCGCCGTATCTCGGGCTTCCAAGAGATCCAGGGCGTGCCGCCGGAAGCCATCGAGCGCTTCCAGATCCTGCCGGAGGAGGTCGCGCTCAGTTACGGCTACAAGGCCGACCAGCGGGTCGTGAACATCATCCTGAAGAAGAACTACAACGCCCTGATGGCCCAGGCCCAGGCGACCGTCGCGACCGACGGCGGCCGCGTGGCGCCTGGCGCCGGCGGCAACCGGGTGCATATCAATGGCGACCGGCGCTGGAACCTCGACGTCCAGCTGTCGCACGACCCCTATCTGCTGGAGAAGGATCGCGACATCGTCCGCGCGCCGAACGGCCAGCCGTTCGACCTGGTTGGCAATATCAGCGGGCTAAACGGCGGTGAGATCGATCCCGCGCTCTCGGCCCTGGCGGGCGGCGCGGTGACCTTCGCCGGCGCGCCCGTCGCGACCCAGGCCGGCAAGGCCAGCCTGGCCGATTACGCCGCGAACGCCAACGCCTACAACACCGGTGATCTGACCCGAGACCGCTCGCTGATCTCGCGTTCCGACAAGGCCACGCTGCGCGGTTCCTACAGCCGCGACCTCAACAAGCAGACCCAGTTGACCGTCAGCGGCAACCTGGAAGACACCAGCAGCCACGCGCTGCTGGGTTTGCCGGGCGTGACCTTCACCCTGCCGTCCGCCAGTCCGTTTTCGCCGTTCGCCAACACCGTGACCGGCTATCGCTACATCAATGCGGCGGGCACGATGGCGCGGGACGTCGACACGCTGCGCACCCAGCTCAGCGCCGCCGCCAACGGTCGGTTCAAGGACTGGCGCTGGAACCTGACCGGCGACTTCGACCGCACCAAGACCGACACCACGACCGGGAGGGGCCTGGACGCCTCGGCCTTCCAGGCGGCGGTCGCGGCCGGCGACCCGACGGTCAATCCGTTCGGCGCCATTTCGAGCAGCCTGTACAAGACTGCCGCGGCGGACACGGCCCACTCGGTCTCGACCTCCGCCAGCGCCGAGCTGGTGCTGAACGGCAACCTGTTCCAGCTGCCGGCCGGTCCTCTGCAGACCACGGTCAAGGTCGGCGCCAACAGCAGGGGCCTGGACTCCAAGACGGTCCGTTCCGGCGTGACGACGACGCGCGACATCACCCGCACCACCGAGAGCTTCCAGGGCAGCTTCAACCTGCCGCTGACCAGCACGCGCCAGGACTTCCTGGCCAAGGCTGGCGACCTCTCGGTCAACGTCAACCTCGGCTATGACGACTTGTCGGACCTGGGCGGGCTGACCACCCTGGGCGGCGGCCTGAACTGGAGCCCGATCAAGAAGATCAGCTTCATCGCCAGCTACACCGACGAAGAGGGCGCGCCGACCACCAACCAGATCAACGACCCGCTGGTGGTGACCCCGAACGTCTCGGTGTTCGACTTCACGACCGGCCAGACGGTGTTGATCACCCGCACCGACGGCGGCAACGCCGCTCTGCGCAACGACAATCGCCAGGTCCAGAAGCTGGGCGTGAACTACAAGCCGATCGACAAGGTCGAGCTGACCTTCAACGTCACCTACACGCGGTCCGAGACCAAGAACATGATCGCCGCGTTCCCGGCGATCACCCCGGACCTGGAGGCGGCGTTCCCCGATCGCTTCACGCGCGATTCCACTGGCCGCCTGCTGGCGATCGACGCCCGGCCGGTGAACTTCGCCAGCGCCGAGAGCGAGAACATCCGCTGGGGCTTCAACTTGTTCAAGCCGATCGGCAAGCCGACGCCGGGCGCGATGGGGCGGGGTCGTTTCGGTGGTGGCCCAGGCGGCCCCGGCGGTGGAGGCGGCATGCGCTTCGGTGGCCCTCCAGGCGGCGGTGGCGGCGGTCCGGGCGGGCCCGGCGGTGGTCCGGGCGGCGGTGGTCCGCCGATGGGCATGATGCGGCCTGGGCAGGGCCTGTTCCAGCTGTCGGTCTACCACACCTGGCGGCTGACCGATGAGCTGACCATCCGCAAGGGCCTGCCGGTGCTGGACCAGCTGGACGGCGCGGCGATCAGCGCGCGCGCCGGCCAGGCGCGGCACGAGGTCCAGGTCCAGGGCGGCTACTTCAAGGACGGCCTGGGCATGCGTTTCAACGGAACCTGGAAGGCCTCGACCTGGGTGGACGGCGGCGCGACCGGCGGCCAGACCCTGTACTTCTCAGATCTGGCCACCGTGGGCGTGAACGTCTTCGCCAACTTCAGCGTCCCCGCGCGCAAGAAGGCGGTCGACAAGTTCCCGATCCTGAAGGGCGCGCAAGTGTCGCTGAACTTCGAGAACCTGCTGGACGCCAAGCAAACGGTCCGCGACCAGAACGGCGTCACGCCCCAGGCCTATCAGAAGGACTATCTGGATCCGCTGGGCCGCACGGTGCGGATCAGCTTCCGCAAGTTGCTCAGCTAAGGGCGCGCTGGACGGGTCGGCAGGGCTAACCCGTCCTTAAGCTGTCGGGCGCAGGCTTCTTTTCCCAAACGGCCTGTCTTGGCCGGATCGGAGACCGTCATGGCGATCATGACATCCAGCACCCGCCGCGTGGGCGACCACTTCGAGCCCAGCGACGTCGATCCGCAGGTCCAGCGACGGCTGCGCGGCTATCTCGAGCAGATCGACTACACCGCCTTCGCCTCGAACAAGGCGGTGCTGGGCGCGACCGTCGCTCATGTCGACGCCGAACGCTTCCAGCGCCTGGCCGTCGCCGCCGCCACCGCCCGCGCCAAGTGGGTGGCCGAGGCCGCGGCGATGACCGAGGCGGGAACCACCCTCTCCGAGGCTCAGGTCGCGCGCCTGGCCCACCTTCGCGCGGCCTATGACGAGCTGTCGGCGGTCTACGAGGCCACGCGGCGCATGGTCGAGCGGGGTTACATCGCCTACCGGCCGGCGGCTCAAGGGTAATTTACCCGGATATTATTGACTTCATATTTCATCCGGGTAAAAGGCGCGCTCAAGAACGCTTGAGAGGTCGTCATGTCCGGACGCAAGGCGCTGCTGCGCGCCTATAGGGAACGCAAGGTCGAGGCTGGGATCTACGCCGTGCACTGCCAGGTCACCGGCCAGGCCTGGGTCGGGGCGACGCCGGATCTCTCGACCCGACAGAACGGCGTCTGGTTCTCGCTCCGGCAGGGCTCGCATCGCGAGAAGACCCTGCAGACCGCCTGGAACGCCCACGGCCCTGAAGCCTTCGCGTTCGAGGCGGTCGAGGCGATAGACACCGAGGGGCTGGACAGGTTCGGGCGAGACAGCCGACTGAAGGACCGTCGCGAGCACTGGATCGCGATGCTGAACGCCACGGGGCTGATGTGATGCCGGAAAACGAGAACGGGCGTTACGTGGTTTTCCTCGGCCGGGACCGCGTGGCCGCCGGCTCGCGCCTGGACGCGGCGCTGGCGGCCCAGCGGCTGGCGAGGGAGACGGGCGTCCTGATTTTCGGGCCGGACGGTCGGGGCGTGGACTTCGACCTCAGCGGCGGGCCCGAGGCTCTGTCCGCGCGGCTGGCGCCGCCCGAAGAAGCGCCGCGCGGGCGAGGGCGGCCCAAGCTGGGCGTGACGTCCCGCGAAGTGACGCTGCTGCCGCGCCATTGGGACTGGCTGGCCAGCCAGCCGGGCGGGGCGTCGGTGGCGCTGCGCAAGCTGGTCGAGGCCGCCCGCCGTGAAAGCGAAGGTCCCGATCGCATCCGTGCGGCGCGCGAGGCGGCCTACCGTTTCGCCTCGGCGATCGGCGGGGACCTGCCGGGCTTCGAGGAGGCGATGCGGGCCCTGTTCGCCGGCGACGACGCCGCCTTCGAAGCGCGGATCCAGGCCTGGCCGGCCGGCATCGCCGCCCAGTTGCGCACCTATGCCGCCGAGGCTTTCGGGGCGGACTAACCGCCGGACTTGGCCACGATTTCGTCCAGCACCGCCTTGTAGGCCGCCTCGAACGGGGCCTTGTCGCTGTCGGGCTTGGCCGGCCACAGGGGACGCAGGGCGGCGGTGCGGGCGGCGGCGTCGCGCAGCCAGGCCGGATCGGCCTTGGCCAGCTTGGCGACTCGCGCCTCGACCTCGGCCTTGGGACGGCCGTCATAGGCCAGCAGCGAGCGCAGCGCCCACAGCGCTTGCTCGTCAGGATTGGGCTTCGCCGACCCCGGCGCGCGGTGGGTCGTCCAGCGGATGGCGTCGACCAGTTGGGCGCGATAGCGCGGGTCGTCCCAGGTGCTGGGCGTGTGGCCCAGATTGGTGTGGTAGAGGCGGCCCTGGCCGATCTGGCGGGTCCAGGTGATCGGCACGAACCAGGGACGCTTCAGCGCCGTCTCGGTGAAGTCCAGGGCCTGCAACGCACGAACCTTGGCGGGGTCATAGTCTGAGTACTGATAGATTTCCTCGGCATAGGCGAAGCGGGCCGGCCAGGCGGCGGTGAGCGGGTCCTTTCCACCCAGAGCCTGGACGGTGATCGGCGTGCCCTGCGTCCACGGATGGCCCGCGAACTTGCCGTTGATGAAGGCGGTGTAGGTCTGGCCAGGACCCGTGTAGTCCCAATGGGTGTCGGTCGAGCTGTGCAGGCCGATGAACCCGCCTTTGCCGCTCGCGACCCAGGCCTGGATCGCGGCCCAGTTTTCGGCCGAAATCGGCAGCTCTCCGGTGGTGTAGAAGGCCAGGACGTCGACGTCCTTGAGCTTCTCCGGCGTGATCGTGCGGGCGTCCTGGGTGGACTCGACGGTGAAGGCGCCGGTCTTGGCGGCGATCTCGGCGAGGGCGATCTCGGAGGGAGATGGTCCGTTGCTGTTCTGGGGCCGCGCGACGGGCCGGTGCACGAAGCCCACCGATTGGTCGAGATACAGCAGGCGGATCTTGGCAGGACCAGCCTGGGCGGCGAGCGGCAGGCAAAGCGCGGCGAGCGCCGCGATGAGGGTCGGCAAGCGGGCCATCTTGATCTCAGCTCTTGGGTTGCAGAAGGTCCCAGCGATTGCCGGAAAGGTCCTCGAACACCGCCACCGTGCCGTAGGCTTCGTGGCGGGGCTCCTCCAGGAAGGTGACGCCGGCGGCGGTCATGCGGGCGTGGTCGCCGGCGAAGTCGTCGGTGTGCAGGAACAGCCAGACGCGGCCGCCGCCCTGCTGGCCGATCGCCCGGGCCTGGTCGCCGACCGCCTGGGCCAGCAGGAAGTTCGTGCCGTCACTGCCCGGCGAGACCACCACCCAGCGCTTGCCGTGGCCCATCTCGGTGTCTTCCACCAGCGTGAAGCCCAGCTTGCCGACATAGAAGGCGATCGCCTCGTCGTAGTCGGCGACGAGCAGGGACACGAGGGCGACGCGGCGGGCCATTTGCGACTCCGTATTGGGCGCTGACTGCATAGCATGCGTCAGGCGGTTGTCAGCGTCGGCGTTTTAGAAGGGCTCATCCTCACCACCTCCAAGGAGAAGCTCATGAACCGCTCCCTCGTGCTGACCCTCGCCGCCCTGGCCCTGGCGCCGCTGCCGGCCCTGGCCGACGGCCCGAAGACCAAGGTCACCGACGTGGCCGTCAAGGACATTCCCGCCGCCGTGGTGTCGGTGGTCAAGGCCGCCGCGCCGCGAATGACCATCAAGGAAGCCGAACTGAAGGAGCGCGCCGACCGCCGCTACTACGACGTCGAGGGCGTGATGCCGGACGGTTCGGAGATCGAGTTCGATCTTCTGGAAAGGAACGGCCGCTGGGAGATCGTCGAGACCCAGCGCGACATCGCCTGGTCGACCGCGCCCAAGCTGGTGCGTGACACGGCCGCCGCCTCGGGCAAGGCGATCAAGCCTGTCCGCGTGATCGAGAGCAAGCAGGCCGACGGCATGGTGATCTACGAGCTGTTCGCGGCCGGCAAGCCTGACGAGCCTTCGATGGAAGTCAGCCTCAAGAACGGCCAGGCCAAGGTGCCGGCCGAGGTCTGGCCGCACTAACCGCCCGAATACCCGCCGATGATCGGCAGGATCTCGCCGGTGATGTAGCTCGACGTCTGTGGTGAGGCCAGGAACACGTAGGCCGGCGCGATCTCCTCGGGTTGCGCCGCCCGCTTCATCGGGGTCTTGGCCCCGAATTCCGCCACCTGCGGTCCCAGCTTGTCGGCGGGGTTCAGCGGGGTCCAGACCGGGCCCGGCGCCACGGCGTTCACGCGGATGCCCTTGTCGATCAGATGGGTGGCCAGCGACCGGGTGAAGGCGTGAATGCC encodes:
- a CDS encoding S41 family peptidase → MKRLSLLAAVASLAIAAPAFAESPFWPVQAKGGMVAAELRGAWKSRGYGWIVQFGPDGAQLFQAAGEGCYPDPRREPDPDGVMTLWRSEGQGTITLTGDPSGTRYLFDRLPNLPTPCIAAAAWTPDRIVAFAADTFAEVYPRSTERGLDWKVRKAEALAKVSPTATDVQLWTALSGLLAGLDDPHVELHGMVDGARRDLEPGDPPTLIRVHAADPAGDEKAWLQAYREGVLTQVLQGRGRQAANNRVFWGRVDDIGYLNLVTMGAFARNAAPDDPRPLDAVLDEAMAAFAGAKAVIVDVSNNRGGYDTISARIAARFADQPQLAYSKVAVGAKAPPQPLRVEPAGGPRFTGPVYLVTSDVTVSAGETFALMMKALPNVKQVGMTTRGAFSDQLPKPLPNGWALALPAELYKGPKGEDMEGRGLAPDMPLDVFPANDLNGGHAKAIQALMAKIRAEAR
- the thiC gene encoding phosphomethylpyrimidine synthase ThiC; translation: MNIQTTIKSVAETISTGPIPGSRKVYQAGALFPELRVPFREVAVHPSANEPPVTIYDPSGPYSDPTVSIDIEKGLPRTREAFVVARGDVEIVADPRQVKPEDNGFAQGKHLAPEFPDQSRTIYRAKPGKLVTQLEYARAGIITAEMEYVAIRENLRREQDRPCVRDGEDFGASIPDFVTPEFVRQEVARGRAIIPANINHGELEPMAIGRNFLVKINANIGNSAVLSTVADEVDKLVWATRWGADTVMDLSTGRNIHNIRDWIIRNSSVPIGTVPIYQALEKVNGVAEDLNWEVFRDTLIEQCEQGVDYFTIHAGVRLPFIPMTAKRVTGIVSRGGSIMAKWCLAHHKENFLYERFEDICEIMRAYDVSFSLGDGLRPGSTADANDEAQFSELRTLGELTKVAWNHGVQVMIEGPGHVAMHKIKANMDEQLKHCHEAPFYTLGPLTTDIAPGYDHITSAIGAAMIGWFGTAMLCYVTPKEHLGLPDRDDVKTGVITYKLAAHAADLAKGHPGAAMWDDAISRARFEFRWEDQFNLGLDPETARKFHDETLPKEAHKTAHFCSMCGPKFCSMKISQEVRDFAAGKAPNSTELGMAEMSEKFKEQGSEIYLKTE
- a CDS encoding VOC family protein; this encodes MARRVALVSLLVADYDEAIAFYVGKLGFTLVEDTEMGHGKRWVVVSPGSDGTNFLLAQAVGDQARAIGQQGGGRVWLFLHTDDFAGDHARMTAAGVTFLEEPRHEAYGTVAVFEDLSGNRWDLLQPKS
- a CDS encoding TonB-dependent receptor, with product MTLSTILLYGLAAAALDPTAAASASPASLATPPEVVAEDDQKKPQVKDEGPNEVEGLTIQADPRGKVEGNIEPEIELNEAEIQSFGAASIGELLTMLTPQTTSTRGRDSSGGPVLLVNGRRISGFQEIQGVPPEAIERFQILPEEVALSYGYKADQRVVNIILKKNYNALMAQAQATVATDGGRVAPGAGGNRVHINGDRRWNLDVQLSHDPYLLEKDRDIVRAPNGQPFDLVGNISGLNGGEIDPALSALAGGAVTFAGAPVATQAGKASLADYAANANAYNTGDLTRDRSLISRSDKATLRGSYSRDLNKQTQLTVSGNLEDTSSHALLGLPGVTFTLPSASPFSPFANTVTGYRYINAAGTMARDVDTLRTQLSAAANGRFKDWRWNLTGDFDRTKTDTTTGRGLDASAFQAAVAAGDPTVNPFGAISSSLYKTAAADTAHSVSTSASAELVLNGNLFQLPAGPLQTTVKVGANSRGLDSKTVRSGVTTTRDITRTTESFQGSFNLPLTSTRQDFLAKAGDLSVNVNLGYDDLSDLGGLTTLGGGLNWSPIKKISFIASYTDEEGAPTTNQINDPLVVTPNVSVFDFTTGQTVLITRTDGGNAALRNDNRQVQKLGVNYKPIDKVELTFNVTYTRSETKNMIAAFPAITPDLEAAFPDRFTRDSTGRLLAIDARPVNFASAESENIRWGFNLFKPIGKPTPGAMGRGRFGGGPGGPGGGGGMRFGGPPGGGGGGPGGPGGGPGGGGPPMGMMRPGQGLFQLSVYHTWRLTDELTIRKGLPVLDQLDGAAISARAGQARHEVQVQGGYFKDGLGMRFNGTWKASTWVDGGATGGQTLYFSDLATVGVNVFANFSVPARKKAVDKFPILKGAQVSLNFENLLDAKQTVRDQNGVTPQAYQKDYLDPLGRTVRISFRKLLS
- a CDS encoding DUF2239 family protein, with amino-acid sequence MPENENGRYVVFLGRDRVAAGSRLDAALAAQRLARETGVLIFGPDGRGVDFDLSGGPEALSARLAPPEEAPRGRGRPKLGVTSREVTLLPRHWDWLASQPGGASVALRKLVEAARRESEGPDRIRAAREAAYRFASAIGGDLPGFEEAMRALFAGDDAAFEARIQAWPAGIAAQLRTYAAEAFGAD
- a CDS encoding ThuA domain-containing protein, which gives rise to MARLPTLIAALAALCLPLAAQAGPAKIRLLYLDQSVGFVHRPVARPQNSNGPSPSEIALAEIAAKTGAFTVESTQDARTITPEKLKDVDVLAFYTTGELPISAENWAAIQAWVASGKGGFIGLHSSTDTHWDYTGPGQTYTAFINGKFAGHPWTQGTPITVQALGGKDPLTAAWPARFAYAEEIYQYSDYDPAKVRALQALDFTETALKRPWFVPITWTRQIGQGRLYHTNLGHTPSTWDDPRYRAQLVDAIRWTTHRAPGSAKPNPDEQALWALRSLLAYDGRPKAEVEARVAKLAKADPAWLRDAAARTAALRPLWPAKPDSDKAPFEAAYKAVLDEIVAKSGG
- a CDS encoding GIY-YIG nuclease family protein, whose translation is MSGRKALLRAYRERKVEAGIYAVHCQVTGQAWVGATPDLSTRQNGVWFSLRQGSHREKTLQTAWNAHGPEAFAFEAVEAIDTEGLDRFGRDSRLKDRREHWIAMLNATGLM
- a CDS encoding DUF1428 domain-containing protein, with product MAYVDGFLVPVPKDKLDAYKEMARLGAEVWMEYGALSYVECVADDVPYGEVTSFPRAVQVKDDEIVIFSWITYKDRASRDEINAKVMADERLKAYMADMPFDGKRMIFGGFQPFLEK